A single genomic interval of Bos indicus isolate NIAB-ARS_2022 breed Sahiwal x Tharparkar chromosome 5, NIAB-ARS_B.indTharparkar_mat_pri_1.0, whole genome shotgun sequence harbors:
- the FKBP4 gene encoding peptidyl-prolyl cis-trans isomerase FKBP4 has translation MTAEETKAAESGAQSAPLRLEGVDISPKQDEGVLKVIKREGTGTETPMIGDRVFVHYTGWLLDGTKFDSSLDRKDRFSFDLGKGEVIKAWDIAVATMKVGEVCHITCKPEYAYGLAGSPPKIPPNATLVFEVELFEFKGEDLTEEEDGGIIRRIRTRGEGYAKPNEGALVEVVLEGYFKDQVFDRRELRFEVGEGESMDLPCGLEKAIQRMEKGEHSIVYLKPRYAFGSAGKEKFQIPPNAELKYEIHLKSFEKAKESWEMSSEEKLEQSTIVKERGTVYFKEGKYKQAVLQYKKIVSWLEYESSFSDEDAEKAQALRLASHLNLAMCHLKLQAFSAAIENCNKALELDSNNEKGLFRRGEAHLAVNDFDLARADFQKVLQLYPSNKAAKAQLVVCQQRIRKQLEKEKKLYANMFERLAEEETKAKATVAAGDQPADAEMRDEPKNDVAGGQPQVEAEA, from the exons ATGACCGCCGAGGAGACGAAGGCGGCCGAGAGCGGAGCGCAGTCGGCGCCGCTGCGCCTCGAAGGGGTGGACATCAGCCCCAAGCAGGATGAAGGGGTGCTTAAG GTCATCAAGCGAGAGGGCACCGGCACAGAGACACCCATGATTGGGGACCGAGTCTTTGTCCACTACACAGGCTGGCTGCTCGATGGCACCAAGTTCGACTCCAGCCTGGACCGCAAGGACAGGTTCTCCTTCGACCTGGGGAAAG GGGAGGTCATCAAGGCTTGGGATATTGCTGTAGCGACCATGAAGGTGGGTGAAGTGTGCCATATCACCTGCAAGCCAGAGTACGCCTATGGCTTAGCGGGCAGCCCCCCGAAGATCCCTCCCAACGCCACGCTTGTGTTTGAG GTGGAGCTGTTCGAGTTCAAGGGTGAGGACCTGACAGAAGAGGAGGACGGCGGAATCATCAGGAGAATACGGACGCGGGGGGAGGGCTATGCCAAGCCCAACGAAGGTGCTCTCGTGGAGG TTGTACTGGAAGGATACTTCAAGGACCAGGTGTTTGACCGGCGGGAGCTCCGCTTTGAGGTCGGCGAGGGGGAGAGCATGGATCTGCCCTGTGGGCTGGAGAAAGCCATCCAGCGCATGGAAAAAGGagaacattccattgtgtatctcAAGCCCAG ATATGCTTTCGGCAGTGCTGGGAAGGAGAAGTTCCAGATCCCACCAAATGCTGAGCTGAAGTATGAAATACATCTCAAGAGTTTTGAGAAG GCCAAGGAGTCCTGGGAGATGAGTTCAGAGGAGAAGCTGGAGCAGAGCACCATAGTGAAGGAGCGAGGCACTGTGTACTTCAAG GAAGGCAAGTACAAGCAAGCTGTGCTGCAGTACAAGAAGATTGTGTCCTGGCTGGAATACGAGTCCAGCTTCTCTGATGAGGACGCAGAGAAGGCGCAGGCCCTTCGGCTGGCCTCCCACCTCAACCTGGCCATGTGTCATCTGAAGCTACAAGCCTTCTCCGCTGCCATTGAGAACTGTAACAAG GCCCTGGAACTAGACAGCAACAATGAGAAAGGCCTCTTCCGCCGAGGAGAGGCCCACCTGGCAGTGAATGACTTTGACTTGGCACGGGCTGACTTCCAGAAGGTTCTGCAGCTCTACCCCAGCAACAAGGCGGCCAAGGCCCAGCTGGTCGTGTGCCAGCAGCGCATCCGCAAGCAGCTTGAGAAGGAGAAGAAGCTCTACGCCAACATGTTTGAGAGGCTGGCTGAGGAGGAGACCAAG GCCAAGGCCACAGTGGCTGCGGGAGACCAGCCAGCTGACGCCGAGATGAGGGACGAGCCGAAGAACGACGTGGCTGGGGGCCAGCCTCAGGTGGAGGCGGAAGCATAG